A genome region from Flavobacterium sp. CFS9 includes the following:
- a CDS encoding cupin domain-containing protein, whose protein sequence is MKASQEFIKGDEIEWEVVGERIKRKILAFDERVMLVNVHFEKGGIGVLHEHYHSQVTYVSSGKFDVTINGVTQTLKEGDSFYIPPHAVHGVVCLESGLLTDVFSPMREDFMS, encoded by the coding sequence TTGAAAGCGAGTCAGGAGTTTATAAAAGGAGATGAAATCGAATGGGAAGTAGTCGGAGAAAGAATCAAACGTAAAATTCTGGCTTTTGATGAAAGAGTGATGTTGGTAAATGTGCATTTTGAGAAAGGCGGAATTGGAGTTTTACACGAGCACTATCATTCGCAGGTTACCTATGTTTCCAGTGGTAAATTTGATGTGACCATTAACGGAGTCACCCAAACGTTAAAAGAAGGAGATAGTTTTTACATTCCGCCTCATGCAGTTCATGGAGTGGTTTGTTTAGAAAGCGGACTTTTGACGGATGTTTTTAGTCCAATGCGCGAAGATTTTATGTCATGA
- a CDS encoding MFS transporter gives MNLSKTNVLFMAACTGLIVANLYYCQPLIVLIANEFKIPEASAGTITYLTQAGYAIGLFFMVPLGDKIERKKQILITTFASVIALIMAATAKSFFLLQVASLLIGVTSIVPQLILPLAASLSAPEQRGKVVGTIMSGLLVGILLSRTLSGFIGQVLGWRSMFYIAAGICLLIFFVIQNKFPVNKPQFQGTYGQLIQSLFTLIKTQPVLREATLINVFSFAQFGAFWTTMVLLLSGKPFDFNSATIGLFGIVGASGALAAPLVGKMGDKGNSRIAVGYGCLLILISFLVFYFSIESVIGIAIGIVFIDIGIQGVHISNQTRVYSLLPEARNRLNTVFMSFSFLGTAAGSAYGLLLWKLGGWHAVTLGCVGLSALAFTVYGLTYKSKSKRQKA, from the coding sequence ATGAATTTATCCAAAACGAATGTCTTGTTTATGGCAGCCTGCACCGGACTTATCGTTGCAAATCTGTATTACTGCCAGCCTTTAATTGTTTTAATTGCCAACGAATTTAAAATTCCTGAAGCCAGTGCGGGAACAATAACCTATCTAACCCAGGCGGGTTATGCTATAGGACTGTTTTTTATGGTTCCGCTGGGAGATAAAATCGAACGTAAAAAACAAATTTTAATAACCACTTTTGCTTCTGTAATTGCATTGATTATGGCAGCTACGGCTAAAAGTTTTTTCCTTTTACAGGTAGCTTCTTTATTAATTGGAGTTACTTCAATCGTACCACAGTTAATTTTACCATTGGCAGCATCTTTAAGCGCTCCTGAACAGCGCGGAAAAGTAGTCGGAACCATCATGAGTGGTTTGCTGGTGGGGATATTGCTTTCCAGAACTTTAAGCGGATTTATCGGCCAGGTATTGGGTTGGAGGTCTATGTTTTATATTGCTGCCGGAATCTGTTTATTGATCTTTTTTGTGATTCAGAATAAATTCCCAGTAAATAAACCTCAATTTCAGGGAACTTACGGACAGCTGATTCAATCGCTTTTTACACTTATAAAAACACAGCCGGTTCTGCGTGAAGCGACACTGATTAATGTATTTAGTTTTGCACAGTTTGGAGCTTTCTGGACCACTATGGTTTTGCTGCTTTCGGGAAAACCATTTGATTTTAACAGTGCTACTATTGGATTATTCGGTATTGTTGGAGCTTCGGGAGCTTTGGCAGCGCCGTTAGTTGGAAAAATGGGTGACAAAGGGAATTCAAGAATTGCAGTAGGTTATGGCTGTTTATTAATTCTGATTAGTTTTCTGGTTTTTTATTTCTCTATCGAAAGTGTGATCGGAATTGCGATTGGAATTGTATTTATTGATATCGGAATTCAGGGAGTACATATTTCAAACCAAACCCGCGTGTATTCCTTACTTCCGGAAGCCAGAAACCGATTGAATACCGTATTTATGTCGTTTAGTTTCTTGGGAACAGCAGCTGGATCTGCTTACGGATTACTGTTATGGAAACTGGGCGGATGGCATGCCGTAACCCTTGGCTGTGTTGGATTATCAGCACTGGCATTTACAGTTTACGGCCTTACTTACAAATCAAAGTCTAAAAGACAGAAAGCATAA
- a CDS encoding peptidylprolyl isomerase, with product MENGIYAKFNTGKGSILVKLTHDLTPGTVGNFVALAEGNMENKVKPQGQKFYDGLTFHRVIADFMIQGGCPKGTGTGDPGYKFDDEFHPSLKHDRPGVLAMANSGPASNGSQFYITHVPTSWLDGKHTVFGHVIEGQDVVDAVAQGDNLDSVEIIRVGEEAQKWNAIEAFIALKGARLKRDAALKAESEAKMEQLAAGFDKTDSGLRYKMIQKGDGKKAEAGKTVAVHYEGSLENGKVFDSSYPRKKPIEFRLGQGQVIEGWDEGIALLQVGDKARFVIPSDLAYGASGAGGVIPPHATLIFDVELMDVK from the coding sequence ATGGAAAACGGAATATACGCTAAATTCAACACTGGTAAAGGTTCGATTTTAGTAAAACTTACACACGATTTAACACCTGGAACCGTAGGAAATTTTGTAGCTCTTGCAGAAGGAAATATGGAAAATAAAGTAAAGCCTCAAGGACAAAAATTCTATGACGGATTAACTTTTCATAGAGTAATTGCTGATTTTATGATTCAGGGAGGATGTCCGAAAGGAACCGGAACCGGAGATCCTGGATACAAATTTGACGATGAGTTTCACCCTAGCTTGAAACACGATCGTCCGGGAGTTTTAGCAATGGCAAATTCAGGTCCGGCTAGTAACGGTTCTCAATTTTACATTACTCACGTTCCAACTTCATGGTTAGACGGAAAACATACTGTTTTTGGTCATGTAATCGAAGGACAGGATGTTGTTGATGCAGTGGCTCAGGGAGATAATCTTGATTCAGTAGAAATCATCAGAGTAGGCGAAGAAGCTCAAAAATGGAATGCAATTGAAGCTTTTATTGCTTTAAAAGGAGCTCGTTTGAAGCGCGATGCTGCTTTAAAAGCGGAATCAGAAGCAAAGATGGAGCAATTGGCTGCAGGTTTTGATAAAACAGATAGCGGATTACGTTATAAAATGATTCAAAAAGGAGACGGTAAAAAAGCGGAAGCAGGTAAAACTGTTGCAGTACATTACGAAGGTTCTTTAGAAAACGGAAAAGTATTTGATTCTTCTTACCCACGTAAAAAACCAATCGAATTTAGATTAGGTCAGGGTCAGGTTATCGAAGGATGGGACGAAGGTATTGCTTTATTACAAGTAGGTGACAAAGCTCGTTTCGTAATTCCATCTGATTTAGCTTATGGAGCTTCAGGTGCAGGAGGAGTTATTCCACCACACGCAACTTTGATTTTTGACGTTGAATTAATGGACGTAAAATAA
- a CDS encoding cytochrome c gives MKLRILTLTAVTLLIVSCGTKKAAPVAVATTPAATEVAKATELSPALAEGKNLYENSCARCHKLYDPKKFSQEDWKPILVRMQKKAKLDDTQMTSISNYITSQL, from the coding sequence ATGAAATTAAGGATCTTAACTTTAACCGCTGTGACGTTGCTTATCGTTTCGTGCGGTACAAAAAAAGCTGCTCCCGTTGCTGTTGCGACCACTCCGGCAGCCACTGAAGTTGCAAAAGCAACAGAATTATCTCCTGCACTGGCAGAAGGTAAAAACTTGTACGAAAACAGTTGTGCAAGATGTCATAAATTATATGATCCGAAGAAATTTAGTCAGGAAGACTGGAAGCCAATTCTGGTAAGAATGCAGAAAAAAGCGAAGTTAGATGATACTCAGATGACTTCAATATCAAACTATATAACTTCTCAATTGTAA
- a CDS encoding GreA/GreB family elongation factor, translating to MKPTPTFCKSDYQFLRELILKSKNATNAKEIGQLSHELDRAVIRKESELDSSTIRINSHVIIEDVKAKKQMKIQIVLPSFADVKEGKISILAPLSVAIIGFKKDDVVDWELPAGIKTLKIAAVDNSSESAS from the coding sequence ATGAAACCAACACCTACATTCTGTAAGTCAGATTATCAATTTTTAAGAGAATTGATTTTAAAAAGTAAAAATGCCACCAATGCCAAAGAAATCGGGCAGCTTTCACACGAACTGGACCGCGCTGTAATCCGTAAAGAAAGTGAATTAGACAGCAGTACTATACGCATCAATTCGCATGTTATTATTGAAGATGTAAAAGCAAAAAAACAAATGAAGATTCAGATTGTTCTGCCTTCATTTGCGGATGTAAAAGAAGGTAAAATATCAATATTAGCGCCCCTAAGTGTTGCTATTATTGGCTTTAAAAAAGACGATGTTGTCGATTGGGAATTACCGGCCGGAATAAAAACTTTAAAAATAGCTGCGGTTGACAATTCTTCTGAAAGCGCTTCATAA
- a CDS encoding thioredoxin family protein — MARTPSNMIPLGTIAPGFKLRDTNSNNEYSFDDLRGSKGTLVMFICNHCPFVVHVIKEVVMIANDYRVQGISIVAISSNDVEKYPQDAPELMTDFAFQNKIDFPYLYDESQEVAKAYEAACTPDFYLFDNQDRLFYRGQLDDSRPGNGIPLSGSDLRSAIDALIYNRSLKDPQKPSIGCNIKWKTSL; from the coding sequence ATGGCACGAACTCCTTCGAATATGATTCCTCTTGGAACAATTGCTCCAGGTTTCAAATTAAGAGACACCAATTCTAATAATGAGTATTCATTTGACGATTTGAGAGGTTCAAAAGGCACTTTGGTCATGTTTATCTGCAACCATTGTCCGTTTGTAGTTCATGTTATTAAAGAGGTAGTTATGATTGCCAATGATTATCGGGTACAGGGAATCAGCATTGTTGCCATTTCAAGCAACGATGTTGAAAAATATCCGCAAGATGCTCCTGAGTTAATGACCGACTTTGCTTTTCAGAACAAGATCGATTTCCCGTATTTGTACGACGAAAGCCAGGAAGTCGCCAAAGCTTATGAAGCGGCTTGTACTCCTGATTTTTATTTATTTGACAATCAGGACCGATTGTTTTATCGCGGCCAACTGGACGATTCAAGACCCGGAAACGGAATTCCGTTAAGCGGAAGCGATCTTCGCAGTGCGATTGATGCTCTTATTTACAACAGAAGTCTGAAAGATCCGCAAAAACCAAGTATTGGCTGCAACATCAAATGGAAAACATCACTTTAG
- a CDS encoding tRNA-binding protein, giving the protein MDLTWSEFERTDMRVGTIIEVNDFPEARKPAYQLTIDFGPEIGIRKSSAQITAHYKKEDLLSRQIISVINFPRKQIGKFMSECLVLGAIGKEGDVVLLAPDFKIENGLRIG; this is encoded by the coding sequence ATGGATTTAACCTGGAGTGAGTTTGAAAGAACCGATATGCGTGTCGGAACAATTATAGAAGTAAATGATTTTCCCGAAGCCAGAAAACCGGCCTATCAGCTTACAATTGATTTTGGTCCCGAAATAGGAATCCGTAAATCATCTGCCCAAATAACGGCACATTATAAAAAAGAAGATTTGTTAAGCCGACAAATTATATCAGTCATAAACTTTCCCCGAAAGCAAATAGGAAAATTTATGAGCGAATGCCTGGTTCTCGGCGCAATAGGAAAGGAGGGAGATGTTGTTTTACTGGCTCCCGATTTTAAAATAGAAAATGGACTGCGTATAGGTTAG